In the Pseudonocardia sediminis genome, TCGCCGTTGCTCATGTCGAAGCCTCTCGTCCGTCGGTCACGTGGGCCTCGGAGCTCGGGCGGGACCGGGCAGGACACGGTGGACGACCTCCGGGGTGCGGGCGAGAGTAGTGCCGGGCGATCGGCCCCGGACACCGCCGGGCGCCCGCTGCGGAAGGCCGTTCGGAGGAACCCGTCGTCGCAGCTCAGCAGCGGGAGAGACGATGTCGCCAACCTTGTCGATGACACCGCTGCGACCGCGTGGGAGAGGGCGGCGCGACGGGCCGTCGCAGACCTCGGAGTGCCGGGGCCGGAGTGCCGGGATCGGTGGTCCGGCGCGCGGTGAGCGGACTCGTCGGGCGACGGCTCAGGGAGCCGGCGTCCGGGCACGGAGGGGCTCGTCGGCAACGGCGGGCTCGAGGACGGTCAGGGTGGCCGGACCGAGGCGCAGCACGCCGTCGTCGAGGGGCTCGCAGCGCACGCCGCCGCGCCCGCGCAGGGCGCGGAACGCCCCGGGTGCCAGGACGACGTCCATCCACCGGCACGGCGCGGCCGGGCGGTGCGCGCGGAACCGGACCGGGCCGTCGCCGCTGTCGAGGACGAACACCGCCCCCGCGCCGCCCCGGCCGAGCGCGGCCAGGGAGTCGATCGGGAACCCGCGCAAGATGATGTTGCGGCGCGTGTCGACAGCGTCCGGCGCCGCGTCGAGACCGAGGTCGTCGCGCACGGCGTCCAGGGACTCCGCCGCCATCACCGTGACGGCGGCCCTGCGGTGCGCTGCCCGGCCGCAGTAGCGGTCCCCGGCGAGCCCGAGGCCGCCGCGGACCCGCACCAACTCCCGCGACACCGGTTCGGGATCCGGTGCCGGGCCGTCGCCCGGTCGGCCCTCGTAGGCGTGCACGGGGGACACGAGCAGCGTCGTGATCTCCACCCGCACCTCTCCGGTCACCCCGACCACGCTACGTCCGCCGCCCGATCGGACGGCCGGCACCGGTCGGACGAGCGGTCCCGTCGTCGGAAAGGTTCCGACGAGAGTGCCGCTCGCTGGGCCTGTCCGGAGGTGTGCACGGTCAGGGGCGCCGGCACCGGTCGGACCGGCGGCCCCGTCGTCGGAAAGGATGCGACGAGAGTGCCGCTCGCTGTGGCGGGAGGCGGCGCGGTGGGGGAGGCTCCCGCCGGACGGACGGGGGTGGGTGTGTTTCGGGGTCGGGGGTCGTTGGCCTGGCTGCTGGTGGTGCCGGTGCTCTACGTGGGTGCGTTGCCGCTGGTCAACCGGGTGGAGCCGCTGGTGTTCGGGCTGCCGTTCCTGGCGGTGTGGCTGTTCGGCGCGACACTGCTGACGCCGCTCGCGGTGTGGCTGGCCGCTCGTGGTGACCCGGTGTGGCGCTCCGGCGGGGCCGGGCCGGCTGCCACGGGAAACGCCCCTGAGCCCGGGGGCGGTGGGGCCGATCGGCCGGACGTGCCGGAGGACCTCCGATGACCGGCGACGCGGCGGTGTCGCTGGGCATCCTGGCCGCGTTCATGGTGCTGGCCTGCCTGCTCGGGATCCGGGCCGGGCGGGGACGTCGCGGGAGGAACGGCGGCGACGACCTCGCCGAGTGGTCACTGGGCGGGCGGAGTCTCGGCTTCCTGTTCACGCTGCTGCTGACGGCGGGGGAGACGTACACGACGTTCAGCTACCTCGGCGCGGCCGGCTGGGCCTACGACAACGGCATCTCCGCGCTCTACGTCGTGGCCTACCTCGGCATCGGGATGGCGGTGAGCTACGTCGTCGCGCCGATCCTGTGGACCTACGCCCAGCGCCACGGCCTGCACTCGATCGCCGACATCGCCGCACACCGGTTCGGGGCGCCGTGGCTGAACACGGTCGTCGCCGTCGTCGCGACGATCCTGGTGCTGCCCTACATCCAGCTGCAGATCACCGGGATGGGCGTCGTCGTGGCCTCGGTCGGCTACGGCGCGATCGGGCTGGGGGTGTCCTACCTCGTCGCGTTCGGAATCGCGGAGACGTTCGTGCTGCTGTCCGGGCTGCGCGGGAGCGCGTGGGTGTCGGCGCTGAAGGACGTCCTGGTGCTGGTGACGCTGGCCGCGGTGTTCGTCTACGTGCCGCTGCACTTCTTCGGCGGCTACGGCGAGCTGATGACACGGCTGGTGGAGCAGCGCGAGGCCTGGCTGACGCTGCCCGGCCCGGACGACGCGACGCTGGGCGTGGGCTGGTTCGCCTCCACGGTGCTGCTCAACGCCGTCGTGTTCTGCATCTTCCCGCCGCAGGTCGCCGGGTTCCTGGGCGCGGCGAGCCCACAGGTGCTGCGGCGCAACGCGATGGTTCTGCCGCTCTACCAGGTGCTGCTGTTCGTGCCGGTGGTGCTCGGGATGGCGGCGCTGTTCGTCGTGCCGGGGCTCGGTGACTCCAACCAGGCCATGTTCGAGCTCGTCCGCCAGGCGATGCCGCCGTGGGCGCTCGGGTTCGTCGGCGCGGCCGGTGCGCTCTCGGCGATCGTGCCGATGGCGATGTTCATGCTGGTCATCGGCACGATGTGGGGTCCGGTGATCCGGGGGACGGGGCGTGCGGCGGAGGTGCGCCGGCGACGGCTGGCCCAGGTCGTCACGCTCGCCGCCGGCGTCGTGGCGCTCGCGATGACCTACCTGTTCCCGAACGCCCTCGTGCGCCTGTCGCTGATCTCCTACGAGGGGATGGCACAGCTGCTGCCGCTGGTGCTGCTGGCCCTGTTCTGGCGGCGGATGCCGGTGTCGGCGGCGCTGGCCGGGCTCGGGGCCGGGCTGGTCGTGGACGTCGCCCTGGTCGCGAGCGGGAACGACCCGCTCGGCGGCGTCAACGCCGGGGTGGTCGCGCTCGCGGTGAACCTGCTGGTGGTTACCGTGATCACCCGGCTGCGACCGGCCGACACCGCGGAGGGCCGGCTGGCGCAGCCGGAGGCGGTCCCGGTGGGCCGCGCGGTCGGCCGGGCGGGGCGCCCGGCCGGGGGTGGAGAGTGGAGCACGTGACGTCCGAGATCGCAGGTGAGCCGTCGGACGCGACGGCGGCGCAGCTCGTCGAGGCCTACCGGTCCGGGACGCTGTCCCCGTCCGAGGCGCTCGAGTCGGTGCTGGCGCGGATCGCGGCCTGCGAGCCGAAGCTGTTCGCGACCTACGCCCATGACCCCGACGGTGCCCGCGCGGCGGCCGCGGAGGCGACCGAGCGGT is a window encoding:
- a CDS encoding DUF3311 domain-containing protein, whose protein sequence is MAWLLVVPVLYVGALPLVNRVEPLVFGLPFLAVWLFGATLLTPLAVWLAARGDPVWRSGGAGPAATGNAPEPGGGGADRPDVPEDLR
- a CDS encoding sodium:solute symporter family protein, translated to MTGDAAVSLGILAAFMVLACLLGIRAGRGRRGRNGGDDLAEWSLGGRSLGFLFTLLLTAGETYTTFSYLGAAGWAYDNGISALYVVAYLGIGMAVSYVVAPILWTYAQRHGLHSIADIAAHRFGAPWLNTVVAVVATILVLPYIQLQITGMGVVVASVGYGAIGLGVSYLVAFGIAETFVLLSGLRGSAWVSALKDVLVLVTLAAVFVYVPLHFFGGYGELMTRLVEQREAWLTLPGPDDATLGVGWFASTVLLNAVVFCIFPPQVAGFLGAASPQVLRRNAMVLPLYQVLLFVPVVLGMAALFVVPGLGDSNQAMFELVRQAMPPWALGFVGAAGALSAIVPMAMFMLVIGTMWGPVIRGTGRAAEVRRRRLAQVVTLAAGVVALAMTYLFPNALVRLSLISYEGMAQLLPLVLLALFWRRMPVSAALAGLGAGLVVDVALVASGNDPLGGVNAGVVALAVNLLVVTVITRLRPADTAEGRLAQPEAVPVGRAVGRAGRPAGGGEWST
- a CDS encoding molybdenum cofactor biosysynthesis protein → MTGEVRVEITTLLVSPVHAYEGRPGDGPAPDPEPVSRELVRVRGGLGLAGDRYCGRAAHRRAAVTVMAAESLDAVRDDLGLDAAPDAVDTRRNIILRGFPIDSLAALGRGGAGAVFVLDSGDGPVRFRAHRPAAPCRWMDVVLAPGAFRALRGRGGVRCEPLDDGVLRLGPATLTVLEPAVADEPLRARTPAP